The sequence TGGTGCATTACGGCTGCCATGTGCACCTCCGCTTCTTCCTCTGCTCCCTCTTCGCCCCCATGTGCACGGACAAAGTGTCCACCTCCATCCCCGCATGCAGACCCATGTGCGAGCAGGCCAAGGAGAAGTGCGCTCCCGTCATGAAGAAGTTCAGCTACACCTGGCCGGAGTCACTTAATTGCGAAAAGCTGCCTACCAGGAATGACCCCAACGCTCTGTGCATGGAAGCCCCGGAGAACGAAACCAGGACGGAGGGGAAGAAAGGGGAGGGCATGCTTCCAGTGCCCCCTCGCCCCAGGCAGCCGGGCACGGGCAACAACCGCTCTCCGGGCAGCGTGGGTTCCTGCGAGAACCCAGACAAGTTCCAGTTTGTGGAGAAGAGCCAGTCTTGCGCTCCACGCTGTTCCCCTGCTGTGGATGTCTTCTGGTCTAGGCAGGACAAAGACTTTGCTTTCATTTGGATGACTGTGTGGTCCATCCTGTGCTTCGTCTCCACCGCTTTCACCGTCCTGACCTTCCTCCTGGAGCCTCACCGCTTCCAGTACCCAGAGCGACCCATTATCTTCCTCTCCATGTGTTACAATGTCTACTCCGTGGCCTTCATCATCCGCTCAGTGGCTGGGCCCGAGAACATCGCCTGCGACCGTGAGCACGGCGAGCTGTACATCATCCAAGAGGGGCTGGAGTCCACCGGCTGCACCATCGTCTTCCTCATCCTCTACTACTTTGGCATGGCCTCGTCTATCTGGTGGGTCATCCTCACCCTCACCTGGTTCCTGGCTGCAGGGAAGAAGTGGGGCCACGAGGCTATCGAAGCTCACAGCAACTACTTCCACATGGCTGCTTGGGGGATCCCTGCTCTCAAAACTATCGTCATCCTCACTATGAGGAAGGTGGCTGGAGACGAGCTGACGGGGCTGTGCTACGTAGGAAGCATGGACTCGGGCGCCCTCACGGGCTTCGTCCTGATCCCTCTGTCATGTTACCTCATCATCGGCACCTCCTTTATTCTCACGGGCTTCGTGGCGCTCTTCCACATCCGGAAAGTGATGAAAACCGAGGGCACCAACACggagaagctggagaagctCATGGTGAAAATCGGCATCTACTCCATCCTCTACACCGTGCCGGCCACCTGCGTCATAGTCTGCTACTTCTACGAGAGGCTCAACATGGACTACTGGAAGCTGAGGGGGCTGCAGATGAAGTGCGGATCTTTCAACGGACCCGGCAGCGACTGCTCGCTTCAGACGTCCGTGCCCACAGTGGCCGTGTTCATGCTGAAGATCTTCATGTCGCTGGTGGTCGGTATCACCAGCGGGGTGTGGGTTTGGAGCTCCAAGACCCTGCAGACCTGGCAGGGCCTGTGCAGCAGGAAGCTGGCAGACAGGACTAGTAGTAGGAAACCCTGCAGCGGTGTCAGCTGCGGCAGCACACACTGCCACTACAAATCTCCTGCTGTGGTTCTGCACATGGCCAAGACTGACCTGCACTCAGACAACCCCACACACGTCTGAGattgagcacacacacacactcacacacctttGCCCTGTGTAAGGAGCTGCTAAAAGACTTAATATGAAGATGAGGCATTGAATTGAACTGTCACTTACTTCTGTGCTGCTGCCAAGGGACACGAAGCTACACCATGAGAAACTATAAACAGTATTCAGTGCATAAAGGGAAAAATGTTCAGTATTGCTATCCATATGTTTCCTGTTCATAGTGTTCTGTGCAGTAGACATGCCCGGTGTtgcaaagagagggaaaaagagaCTCGTAGGGGAGGTATGTTGGGAAATATTAGCGTATTCTCCTCCCTGAAAGTGGCATGAttaactgtataaatgtgtataaatgtgttatttattgtcaatatatttaatttaaagttcACCTTGGCTCTTACAGGATTTGTTGTTTagatacatttattaaaaaggtCGTGGGAAATCAAGTGCCTTTTCTAAGACCTCTGGTTCTGGCCTTTTGAAGGATAATAAATTTGCGGAACTCATCCTCAACTTTCTTGCCTTCTTGTTGTTTTGATGACCGTTTAACAGTTTCAGCAACCTTTAATAAGTTTTCGTGGCTACAGATGATTGTTTGAATAGATTTCGTAGCTTTTCTTcttcagggatttttttttttacagcaggaCTGCTGCCGCGTGTGTTGTCTTCCAAAGCGCAGGCTACATCCCAGAGGCGTCCCCGACAATAATCCTCAAAGAGAATTGCTGATGAATAGAGTGACAAACCGTGGCAAGTATTAATGTTTGCATCATCAGAGgaatatatttaattaatagCTGTTTTAATCCTTCCGCCGAATCGCTGTTGTTGCCCTCTCGCTGCTCTATTTGATCCCCGTGCAAACACTCGGCACTTTGATGTGAGAGGACAGACCTGAAGTGGATTTCAGCCTTATTGCATGGTTTCACTGACAGATTGAAGCTTAGCGCACGCGGCCAAAACTGTGGTTGCTCATCGAGTAGATGGATTATTAACTTAATATTCGAGTTTATATGCGGCTTGTGTCTCTTGGAGCCTGCGCTTGTGATATGAATTAAGGAATTCCGCAAAGCAGTGCATTTTGTTTGGCTAAAGCAACGACGTGCTCTCAGAAACTGACACGAGGTATAAATGATCACTGGCTGATTCAGAGAGAAGGTATGCATAGCATTATTTTTCATTGAACAAATACTCTAAGTTGGTCCTCTGCAGCTAACTTTTCAGTAATAAACCTGATTTTAACTGTGCATGAGCGCTACCATCTCCTCACACGGTccataaaaaagtgaaaataaatagcTTTTACATTACTGGACTTTAACAGTGTAAGCGCAAACGTAAActgcaaccacacacacacacacacacacacacacacacacacacacacacacacacacacagcaagttGTGTGGAAATTAGTGTTTGACAGCGgtggagtttattatgtttgtgtgtaattgtgTGCTGTGTCACCACaatcaccagcagcagcaggagcagcttgtGGGAGTGATAGTTTGGTAAAAGTGGGATGACCAGGAACGTTACCGGGATGTGAGCTGGGTGAAGCAGGGGTGAGCTCGCTGACCATCTCCGCACATCTAAAAGTTGTGtcgtttgcatttttttctccaccGCTTGAATTTCAGCCGAGTCATTAAGGATGTAATACAGCTTGTTCCACTGTTCAGTTATGACACGCacagcattttttaaatcaaaggcAAGTTGTGTCTCTGCAGTAAATTAACCACATTTCCACTTGGCGTGGTGGTGTTGTCGTGGATTTGTGCAACGCATGAGTTAACTTAAATTACTTATTCCTTCCTTCGTTGGAAGAAGATGTGGGTTAACTACCAATATCCTCccctcttttgttttcattgctcAGCCATTGTAGATGCTGTCCACGGTTTTGGCAGGCGAGCGCTGCGAGTCCTGGACTCTGACACTGTGTGGATCACATTTAACTATTAAAAAGAGCTGTTTTGCTTGGAGAGCCCTCGCGGCCCGAGGCTCGGCTGGTGGTGTTTTTAGGCCACATGTTCCAGTTCACGAGCGACTGATCGGGGGCGCGTGCTTCCTCCCCGGTTCACACTCCAGTGACATGACCCAGAGAGGCCAAACACTTGCCGTGTGAGACACAAACCAGCTTGTCCCACCTGCGCTGAGCTGCTCTGATTAGATAGGAGCTGCAGAGGGTTAAGCCCCTCttgagctttttttaaatatatttttccatgTAGTGCTGAATAAAAagcctcttttttaaaataaaaaagtggggCCAGCAACAGCGACAGGATgtctttaatgtgtttcttttccaCAAGTATGAAGTCTATCGCTGCATTTCCAGGTCACTGAGAGCTATTTTTAGCTCTTTTCTTTCACAGAGGAAAGGAATCACACAGCACAGCGCTTCAGATAGAGGCACGAACGAAAGAAAGGTTCATtccaaaaacagtttgtttgaGCTGTGGTTCTTTTGGCGCCAGATATGTGGCTGCCGGGAACACCTTGCCTTCACACACGCATACAAACGCGCACACACCTGAGGTCTGCGGGGCTGGAGGAGCGccagccaatcagcagcaggCTTGTTTTGAAGAAGACCCCACCCCATCTCCAGTAATGTCCAATTTCAGGAGTAAGTAAGCCCGGTCTCGCTCGAAAGATTTAGTTTGGCTGAGGCTCGgcactgtttttcttctcctctggCTCAGGAGGTTAAATAGTGTCAGAGTCAGTCGCACTGAGCACCAAGTTTGTCTGGGCCAAGAGTGAGGCTACTCCCAGAAAAGGCAACACTTTTCCCTTATAGGTTTCTCAGGGAAATTTCATTGTGTGCGCTGAGAGCTTTACAGAGTATTTATTGATTCTGTTTATCCGGGATTTGTACAATTTGTTTTCGACTAAAAGGCGTAAAAACACCTCAGCGGTTATCCCGCTTTAGCTGCTgacactgtgtttttgtctgctgaGGAGAAATCCCTCCATCTGGTCATGGGTCTGATTAAAGGCGATCATTATGGCATCAGTACGCCTCCCTCATAGACTTAAAACCCCTGCCCAACCCTGAgggtaaaaagagaaaataaagcatCCTTCATTACCCTGCCCTCCCTCCCTTCTGCAGCCCCTCACCCCCCTTGAGCACTATCCCTTTCCTGTGCTGTTTTGATGTGTAAATGAGCGCATTGAAAACCTGCAGGCCCCCAAAGAGATGCTTTCCATGAAAATGCGGCAGTCAGAGAGCACCAAAGTTCACACAGCTCACCAGTCCTCGCAACCGGACTCCAATCAGACGCCCAGTACACGCACAAAAACCACACAACGCGACCGCGCGCGCATGCTGATATCACGGCCCGCGCGGCGACCTCTGAGGCAAGTTTGATGGTGACTTTTTGTCTAAAATGAGGATTTCAGTGTCAAGTGGCAGAGGAAGAGATTGAGGGGCTGAGGTTTTCCAGCCGGTTTAATGAAAGCAGGCAGACTGAGAGATGAAAAGCCGTTTTGCAGAGGGTTTCTTATTGTTTAAGAACCTCTAATGTAGCACAGAGGGA comes from Astatotilapia calliptera chromosome 14, fAstCal1.2, whole genome shotgun sequence and encodes:
- the fzd9b gene encoding frizzled-9b, encoding MSMDGCPLKVVIFLWCLLVISGSSFEIGSYDLERGRPAKCELITIPMCQGIGYNLTRMPNFMAHDDQKEAAIKLQEFAPLVHYGCHVHLRFFLCSLFAPMCTDKVSTSIPACRPMCEQAKEKCAPVMKKFSYTWPESLNCEKLPTRNDPNALCMEAPENETRTEGKKGEGMLPVPPRPRQPGTGNNRSPGSVGSCENPDKFQFVEKSQSCAPRCSPAVDVFWSRQDKDFAFIWMTVWSILCFVSTAFTVLTFLLEPHRFQYPERPIIFLSMCYNVYSVAFIIRSVAGPENIACDREHGELYIIQEGLESTGCTIVFLILYYFGMASSIWWVILTLTWFLAAGKKWGHEAIEAHSNYFHMAAWGIPALKTIVILTMRKVAGDELTGLCYVGSMDSGALTGFVLIPLSCYLIIGTSFILTGFVALFHIRKVMKTEGTNTEKLEKLMVKIGIYSILYTVPATCVIVCYFYERLNMDYWKLRGLQMKCGSFNGPGSDCSLQTSVPTVAVFMLKIFMSLVVGITSGVWVWSSKTLQTWQGLCSRKLADRTSSRKPCSGVSCGSTHCHYKSPAVVLHMAKTDLHSDNPTHV